In one Streptomyces sp. NBC_01241 genomic region, the following are encoded:
- a CDS encoding GNAT family N-acetyltransferase gives MADIVRAAASDVPALASVLASAHAEDPVWSWLMPHDRDRRLRLLFTAHLAQQVPAGRVWTDPDRTVAAVWAEPGQWKLPVSYLLRNAGTLLRAGRAQLPRTGMRLLALEHRHPADPAHWYVEYIGTHADARGTGRGSQVLGGLLEQADADGRPVFLESSNRRNLTFYRRHGFAVHEEMTFRAGPPMWSMWRQDTGR, from the coding sequence ATGGCCGACATAGTCCGCGCCGCCGCCTCCGACGTCCCGGCGCTCGCTTCCGTGCTCGCCAGCGCCCATGCCGAGGACCCCGTCTGGTCCTGGCTGATGCCGCACGACCGGGACCGGAGGCTGCGGTTGCTGTTCACCGCGCATCTGGCGCAGCAGGTTCCGGCGGGCCGGGTGTGGACCGATCCGGACCGCACGGTGGCGGCGGTGTGGGCGGAGCCCGGGCAGTGGAAGCTGCCGGTGAGCTATCTGCTGCGCAACGCGGGCACGCTGCTGCGGGCGGGACGGGCCCAACTCCCTCGTACCGGAATGCGGTTGCTGGCCCTTGAGCACCGCCACCCGGCCGACCCCGCGCACTGGTACGTCGAGTACATCGGCACCCATGCGGACGCGCGCGGCACCGGGCGCGGGTCGCAGGTGCTGGGCGGGCTGCTGGAACAGGCGGACGCGGACGGACGGCCGGTGTTCCTGGAGTCGAGCAACCGCCGCAATCTGACGTTCTACCGGCGGCACGGCTTCGCGGTGCACGAGGAGATGACGTTTCGGGCAGGGCCGCCGATGTGGTCGATGTGGCGCCAGGACACCGGCCGGTAG